The genome window GAACTAGAACTAATGCTTGCCAAAAAGAAAGTGATTCCCCCTAGAAAAATAGTTTCGGCAAAAGTTATGTCCCAAAGAGAAGTGGCCTTCTTAATTTTTTTGATAGCTTTTCGCATGGTAGTCATATAGAGATAACAATAAAGGGAGAAAATGATTATTCCGTAATTAGCTAATAATTCTACCCACCAATTATGGACGTTTAGTATCCCCTGAGTGTCAAAAATGGCTTTATTTTGCATATACCATTCAATATTACCTGCACCTACGCCAAAACCCAAAGAATTATACAAAAAAACGAGAGAATTTTTTATTAAATTTATTCGTATCCCTCCGGATTCAATCCTGTGGCTTAGCTGAAAAACTAAGGTTTGGATGGATGATGTTGAAATAAAGAATTTTATAAAGATCCCCAATAGGGGAATAGCAAGTATAAAGAAGAATAATTTGCCCTTTGCAGTGTAATTTTTAAAAAAGGTAAAAATCCAACAGATAAAGGCAACAACAATAGCTATAATATTAGCTCTTGATGTTGTTGTAATTAACAAATACAAGGATGAGCCTAATAAGATTACCCCATAAAAGCGAACAACAAGTTTTTTATTGTTTTTTATAAGTGGAAGTAGAAAACATATGGATAAAGATAAAAAAGTTGCAAAATCATTTTGGTTGCGAAAAACTGATGTTGGTACGAGTACGAGAGATCTTAATCCAGAAACAACGAGGTGATTTCCTGTTTCTATTTCCCAAAATCC of Aminobacterium sp. MB27-C1 contains these proteins:
- a CDS encoding O-antigen ligase; the protein is MDLTQLLKYNFWLVIITSFWGANFLSINIGRVRFFPFRFFFLNMIFILIVNLCAKNKIRLDILKKYKFLVLFFLFWFFYAFVSFFWVPSITLWIKNIAFLFMGMILIWGCIYHLKTFKDLKIFFFIWTVILFCLNLIGFWEIETGNHLVVSGLRSLVLVPTSVFRNQNDFATFLSLSICFLLPLIKNNKKLVVRFYGVILLGSSLYLLITTTSRANIIAIVVAFICWIFTFFKNYTAKGKLFFFILAIPLLGIFIKFFISTSSIQTLVFQLSHRIESGGIRINLIKNSLVFLYNSLGFGVGAGNIEWYMQNKAIFDTQGILNVHNWWVELLANYGIIIFSLYCYLYMTTMRKAIKKIKKATSLWDITFAETIFLGGITFFLASISSSSIMALNFQWLFWGFTFSYLKIRKGNRL